The proteins below come from a single Erythrobacter sp. SG61-1L genomic window:
- a CDS encoding DUF3572 family protein, with amino-acid sequence MTIPGSSESPAQAESAESLALNALVWLLSDESRAERLLALTGLTPDILRAGLGERAVLGAVLEFLAAHEPDLVAAAQALGTEPQKLADAARSLTR; translated from the coding sequence GTGACAATTCCCGGTTCCAGCGAATCCCCCGCACAGGCGGAAAGTGCCGAATCGCTGGCGCTGAACGCGCTCGTCTGGCTATTGTCGGATGAGAGCCGGGCGGAACGGCTGCTTGCACTGACCGGCCTTACACCCGACATATTGCGTGCCGGGCTGGGTGAGCGGGCCGTGCTGGGCGCGGTGCTGGAATTCCTCGCCGCCCATGAACCCGATCTGGTCGCCGCCGCCCAAGCGCTGGGGACCGAACCGCAAAAGCTGGCCGATGCCGCAAGGAGCCTGACCCGATGA
- a CDS encoding acyl carrier protein produces the protein MDRADVDTRIRSLIAPFNKKGADIADATTFAGDLEFDSLTVMDFVAAIEDEFDIIISMNQQAEIENFGQLVDAVCKLSGN, from the coding sequence ATGGACCGCGCAGACGTCGACACCCGTATCCGATCGCTGATCGCCCCCTTCAACAAGAAGGGCGCCGATATTGCCGATGCCACCACCTTTGCTGGCGACCTCGAGTTCGACAGCCTGACCGTGATGGATTTCGTCGCCGCGATCGAGGATGAATTCGACATCATCATCAGCATGAACCAGCAGGCGGAAATCGAGAATTTCGGCCAGCTGGTGGATGCCGTCTGCAAGCTCAGCGGCAATTGA
- a CDS encoding GSU2403 family nucleotidyltransferase fold protein: MASRVRPFTDEQARALINLRPRYETAIEAERDLARLPYNLVRKRVSGHEYLYEAIDRANNGKSLGRMTPELEQRLADYQATKQNLKERLATARNLVEEIGRLARPLRLPMLANMPGELLRELDRRGLLDGSLLVVGTNCMAAYSLEAGGTITEAPEETEDFDLAWVAEQESEDAVLWAALKAVDSTFTLNTERTFQARNAKAYEVELLVAPSREPTMARKEQPRPIPLPEQEWLLLGRPVDQVVPCRDGTAARLVVPDPRWFALHKLWLGRQAKRNPLKRRKDLQQGTAVLDAVAEAMPQYPLDEAFEAAIPAELVDMWREWREHRR; this comes from the coding sequence ATGGCCAGCCGGGTTCGCCCTTTCACTGACGAGCAGGCGCGCGCGCTGATCAATCTGCGCCCGCGCTATGAAACTGCGATCGAAGCAGAGCGCGATCTTGCGCGCCTGCCCTACAATCTCGTTCGCAAGCGCGTGAGCGGCCACGAATATCTCTATGAGGCGATCGACCGCGCCAATAACGGCAAGAGCCTTGGGCGAATGACGCCGGAGCTGGAACAACGGCTGGCGGATTATCAGGCAACCAAGCAGAACCTGAAGGAGCGGCTGGCAACGGCCCGCAATTTGGTTGAGGAAATCGGCCGCCTCGCCCGCCCGCTGCGCCTGCCGATGCTGGCTAACATGCCCGGCGAGTTGCTGCGCGAACTTGACCGGCGTGGGTTGCTGGACGGTTCCCTGCTCGTCGTCGGCACAAATTGCATGGCGGCGTATTCGCTGGAAGCCGGAGGCACGATTACCGAGGCGCCGGAAGAAACGGAAGATTTCGACCTCGCCTGGGTCGCCGAGCAGGAGAGCGAGGATGCCGTGTTGTGGGCCGCGCTCAAGGCAGTGGATTCGACCTTCACGCTCAACACGGAGCGCACGTTTCAGGCGCGCAACGCCAAGGCCTATGAAGTCGAACTGCTCGTGGCGCCTTCGCGCGAGCCGACCATGGCGCGCAAGGAACAGCCCCGCCCCATTCCCCTGCCTGAGCAGGAATGGCTGCTGCTGGGCCGCCCGGTCGATCAGGTGGTGCCCTGCCGCGACGGTACGGCTGCCCGGCTGGTGGTACCCGATCCGCGCTGGTTCGCGCTGCATAAATTGTGGCTGGGCCGGCAGGCCAAGCGCAATCCGCTCAAGCGGCGCAAGGATCTGCAACAGGGCACGGCCGTGCTGGACGCCGTGGCGGAGGCCATGCCGCAATATCCGCTCGACGAGGCGTTCGAGGCCGCCATTCCCGCCGAGTTGGTGGACATGTGGCGCGAATGGCGGGAACATCGCCGCTGA
- a CDS encoding glycerophosphodiester phosphodiesterase family protein, protein MIAALLDRLLAPAPDPARVAWLAQHEYAHRGLHGPCIPENSLAAFAGAIARGMGIECDIQRSGDGQAMVFHDWELDRLTADSGPVADRSAAALGQIMLSGGDDCRIPTLREMLGMVRGRAPILIEIKSKRGYNVAASCLAVRRVLEGYQAPHAVMSFDPRVSRWFAENSPRTLRGLVMTEEDDRGIAGWARRHLWLWIAKPDFLAYDIRDLPSRFAAAQRRRGLPLTSWTVRSPELRERAALHADAPIAEGDGVQGG, encoded by the coding sequence ATGATCGCCGCGCTGCTCGACCGGCTGCTGGCCCCCGCGCCCGATCCGGCGCGGGTGGCCTGGCTGGCGCAGCACGAATATGCCCATCGCGGGCTGCACGGCCCCTGCATTCCGGAAAACTCGCTGGCGGCCTTCGCCGGGGCGATTGCGCGCGGCATGGGGATCGAATGCGATATCCAGCGCAGCGGCGACGGGCAGGCGATGGTGTTCCACGATTGGGAGCTTGACCGGTTGACCGCGGACAGCGGCCCGGTGGCAGATCGCAGTGCCGCCGCGCTGGGGCAGATCATGCTGTCGGGCGGCGACGATTGCCGCATCCCCACTCTGCGCGAGATGCTGGGCATGGTGCGCGGGCGTGCGCCGATCCTGATCGAGATAAAGTCGAAGCGCGGCTATAACGTGGCTGCAAGCTGCCTTGCCGTGCGCCGCGTGCTGGAAGGCTATCAGGCACCCCATGCGGTGATGAGCTTCGACCCGCGCGTCAGCCGCTGGTTCGCCGAGAACAGCCCCCGCACCCTGCGCGGTCTGGTGATGACCGAGGAAGATGATCGCGGCATCGCCGGCTGGGCCCGGCGGCATCTGTGGCTGTGGATCGCGAAGCCCGATTTCCTCGCCTATGACATACGCGACCTGCCCAGCCGCTTCGCCGCCGCCCAGCGCAGGCGCGGCTTGCCACTGACAAGCTGGACCGTGCGCTCGCCGGAATTGCGGGAGCGCGCGGCGCTGCACGCCGATGCCCCGATTGCGGAGGGGGATGGGGTTCAGGGCGGATAA
- a CDS encoding PilZ domain-containing protein: MSNVDTRQMSRDSLFVMARCKVEGDASGTEHRVKVRNLSAAGMMAEGDVKVSRGSLVRVDLRNIGWVEGTVAWKQDDRFGIAFLEEVDHRLVLTPTPPAPDADLQTPRFVRPPLASGIPETSKLRKI; the protein is encoded by the coding sequence ATGAGCAACGTCGACACACGTCAAATGTCGCGCGACAGCCTGTTCGTAATGGCCAGGTGCAAGGTCGAGGGCGACGCCAGCGGCACGGAGCACCGGGTGAAGGTGCGCAACCTTTCCGCTGCCGGCATGATGGCAGAAGGCGATGTGAAGGTTTCGCGCGGGTCGCTCGTCAGGGTGGATCTGCGCAATATCGGCTGGGTGGAAGGCACTGTCGCCTGGAAGCAGGACGATCGCTTCGGCATCGCCTTCCTCGAAGAAGTGGATCACCGGCTGGTCCTTACCCCTACGCCTCCGGCCCCCGATGCGGACCTGCAGACCCCGCGTTTCGTGCGTCCGCCGCTGGCCAGCGGCATTCCGGAAACATCCAAGCTCCGCAAGATCTGA
- a CDS encoding response regulator: protein MAKRILVVEDNDLNRKLFCDVLRANGFAVEPVADGLEAIAKAREFVPNLVIMDIQLPNVSGLDLIAGLKADASLRTIPVLAVTAYAGKGDEERIRDAGAEGYLAKPVSIGPFMQAVKALLDRT from the coding sequence GTGGCAAAGAGAATCCTCGTTGTCGAGGACAACGATCTCAACCGGAAGCTGTTTTGCGATGTCCTGCGCGCCAATGGCTTCGCGGTGGAGCCTGTGGCCGACGGGCTGGAAGCCATCGCCAAGGCCCGCGAATTCGTGCCCAATCTGGTCATCATGGACATCCAGCTGCCCAATGTTTCGGGGCTGGACCTGATCGCCGGACTGAAGGCGGATGCATCCCTGCGCACTATCCCGGTGCTGGCCGTTACCGCCTATGCCGGAAAGGGGGACGAGGAACGCATCCGCGATGCCGGGGCGGAAGGCTATCTGGCCAAGCCCGTTTCCATCGGCCCCTTCATGCAGGCCGTGAAGGCGCTGCTTGACCGGACGTGA
- a CDS encoding DUF4112 domain-containing protein: protein MSQTSRPRPMGMSVPVGTDPASVRQRIEAMEMVLERSFTIPGINRAVGLDAVIGLVPVLGDVLTAAMGAYIVWEARNLGLPKWKLARMAANIAFDTALGAIPVAGDLFDLLYRSNTRNLKIVKKHLDKHHPSSRIIEG from the coding sequence ATGAGCCAGACCAGCCGACCCCGCCCCATGGGCATGAGCGTGCCGGTAGGCACCGATCCCGCCTCTGTGCGCCAGCGCATCGAAGCGATGGAAATGGTGCTGGAACGCAGCTTCACCATCCCCGGCATCAACCGCGCCGTGGGCCTCGACGCTGTCATCGGCCTCGTGCCCGTGCTGGGCGATGTGCTGACCGCCGCCATGGGCGCCTATATCGTATGGGAAGCGCGCAATCTGGGCCTGCCCAAATGGAAGCTGGCCCGCATGGCCGCCAATATCGCCTTCGACACGGCACTGGGCGCGATTCCCGTGGCGGGCGATCTGTTCGACCTGCTTTACCGTTCCAACACCCGCAATCTGAAGATCGTGAAGAAGCACCTCGACAAGCACCATCCGTCCAGCCGGATTATCGAGGGCTAG
- the gluQRS gene encoding tRNA glutamyl-Q(34) synthetase GluQRS: MIVTRFAPSPNGPLHLGHAFAALVAHDLARERGGRFLLRIEDIDGARSRAELADGFRADLAWLGLEWEEVPRQSSRLASYAQAAERLKAMGLLYPCTCTRAQIAAAVAQSGAVMGPDGPVYPGTCRGRHVDPSGEVAWRIDMAKAAELAGPLEWTDELAGVQNATPEIFGDVVLLRKEAPASYHLAATLDDAADGVTLVTRGMDLFPASHVHRLLQALLGLPVPVWHHHRLLVDGEGRKLAKRRGSGAGSLGLTELRLAGEDGRALAAALRDRVLPSGISLSKGLDRGV; the protein is encoded by the coding sequence ATGATCGTTACCCGTTTTGCCCCCAGCCCCAACGGGCCGCTCCATCTGGGCCACGCCTTTGCGGCCCTGGTGGCGCATGATCTGGCGCGCGAAAGGGGCGGGCGCTTCCTGCTGCGGATCGAGGATATCGATGGAGCGCGCAGCCGGGCGGAACTGGCCGATGGCTTCCGCGCCGATCTCGCCTGGCTGGGGCTGGAATGGGAGGAAGTGCCCCGGCAATCCTCGCGCCTTGCCAGCTATGCACAGGCGGCGGAGCGGCTGAAGGCCATGGGGCTGCTCTATCCGTGCACCTGCACCCGGGCGCAGATTGCCGCGGCAGTAGCCCAATCGGGCGCCGTGATGGGGCCGGACGGGCCGGTCTATCCCGGCACCTGCCGTGGGCGCCATGTCGATCCTTCGGGCGAGGTCGCCTGGCGGATCGACATGGCGAAGGCCGCTGAACTTGCCGGGCCGCTGGAATGGACGGACGAACTGGCGGGCGTGCAGAACGCGACGCCCGAAATCTTCGGTGACGTAGTGTTGCTGCGCAAGGAAGCCCCGGCCAGCTATCACCTTGCCGCCACGCTGGACGATGCGGCGGACGGCGTCACGCTGGTGACACGGGGGATGGACCTGTTCCCGGCCAGCCATGTCCACCGGCTGTTGCAGGCGCTGCTCGGCCTGCCGGTGCCGGTGTGGCATCATCACCGGCTGCTGGTGGATGGGGAAGGGCGGAAGCTCGCCAAGAGGCGCGGTTCGGGCGCGGGCTCGCTCGGCCTCACCGAATTGCGGCTGGCCGGAGAGGACGGGAGGGCACTGGCCGCTGCCCTGAGGGACAGGGTTCTGCCATCTGGCATTTCGCTCAGCAAAGGCCTAGATAGAGGCGTATGA
- a CDS encoding HNH endonuclease, with the protein MFKAELIERAAHFRTAEGDPMRKLESCPALVLNADYTPLSYYPLSLWPWQTAIKAVFLERVDIVASYERQVHSPSLDMQIPSVIALRQYVRPNEFPAFTRFNLFLRDRFTCQYCGSPDHLTFDHVIPRRLGGKTTWENILTACAPCNMKKGGRTPAQAHMPPLVAPIRPTSWQLQQQGRSFPPNYLHETWRDWLYWDIELEA; encoded by the coding sequence GTGTTCAAAGCCGAACTGATCGAACGGGCAGCCCACTTCCGCACTGCGGAAGGCGATCCGATGCGGAAGCTGGAAAGCTGCCCCGCACTGGTTCTCAATGCCGATTACACTCCGCTGTCCTATTACCCGCTGAGCCTGTGGCCGTGGCAGACCGCGATCAAGGCGGTGTTCCTGGAACGGGTGGACATCGTCGCCAGCTATGAACGGCAGGTGCATTCGCCCTCGCTGGACATGCAGATCCCTTCGGTGATCGCGCTGCGGCAATATGTCCGGCCCAATGAATTTCCCGCATTCACCCGCTTCAACCTGTTCCTGCGCGACAGGTTCACTTGCCAATATTGCGGCAGCCCGGACCATCTGACCTTCGATCACGTGATCCCCCGGCGGCTGGGCGGCAAGACCACGTGGGAAAACATCCTCACCGCCTGCGCGCCCTGCAACATGAAGAAGGGCGGCCGCACCCCGGCACAGGCCCATATGCCCCCGCTGGTCGCACCGATCCGCCCGACCAGCTGGCAATTGCAGCAACAGGGCCGCAGCTTCCCCCCCAATTACCTGCACGAAACCTGGCGCGACTGGCTCTATTGGGACATCGAACTGGAAGCCTGA
- the dksA gene encoding RNA polymerase-binding protein DksA — translation MASVAGDDIDILAKARRTLDSDYTPSDDEEYMSDQQVEYFRSLLVEWKKSILSASEGTLQSLQDGPIREPDLNDRASSETDWGIELRTRDRQRKLIAKIDSALRRIDKGEYGFCEVTGDPIGIKRLIARPIATMTVEAQEAHERREKISRDD, via the coding sequence ATGGCTTCGGTTGCCGGTGATGATATCGATATTCTCGCGAAGGCGCGTCGCACGCTTGATAGTGACTACACGCCTTCCGACGATGAAGAGTATATGAGCGACCAGCAGGTGGAATATTTCCGCTCGCTGCTGGTTGAATGGAAGAAATCGATCCTTTCCGCTTCGGAGGGCACGCTGCAGTCGCTGCAGGATGGCCCGATCCGCGAGCCGGATCTCAACGATCGCGCCTCGAGCGAGACCGACTGGGGGATCGAACTGCGCACGCGTGACCGTCAGCGCAAGCTGATCGCCAAGATCGATTCGGCCCTGCGCCGCATCGACAAGGGCGAATACGGCTTTTGCGAGGTGACGGGCGATCCGATCGGCATCAAGCGCCTGATCGCCCGCCCGATCGCCACCATGACGGTGGAAGCGCAGGAAGCGCACGAACGGCGCGAAAAGATCTCTCGCGACGATTGA
- a CDS encoding GNAT family N-acetyltransferase, with amino-acid sequence MSEEPTLTARIASSVGALPADEWDYLAGDDNPFVSHAFLTALEDSGSVGPGTGWSPLPIVIEDGEGRLAAALPAYLKSHSQGEYVFDHGWADAWERAGGSYYPKLQISVPFTPATGPRLLLADEALGVPLLRAAETLCRREELSSAHATFIEPAQLPFFEEAGWLKRSDIQFHWENRGYASFEDFLGALSSRKRKAIRKERAAAQEGVEIRALSGAELTSRHWDAFWDFYQDTGARKWGTPYLTREAFDLFGKRMGEKVLLILAYMDDMPIAGALNFIGGSALYGRYWGCLLDKPFLHFELCYYQAIDHAIARGLSRVEAGAQGGHKLARGYEPVRTWSAHWIADPGFRDAVADFLAREDAGVAADQFVLGERTPFRKG; translated from the coding sequence ATGAGCGAAGAGCCGACTCTCACCGCCCGCATCGCCTCATCCGTGGGTGCGCTTCCGGCAGATGAGTGGGATTATCTTGCGGGCGACGACAACCCCTTCGTCAGCCATGCCTTCCTGACCGCGCTGGAGGATTCGGGCAGTGTCGGCCCCGGCACGGGGTGGAGCCCGCTGCCCATCGTGATCGAGGATGGGGAAGGCCGTCTCGCCGCCGCGCTTCCCGCCTATCTGAAATCCCACAGCCAGGGCGAATATGTGTTCGATCATGGCTGGGCCGATGCGTGGGAGCGGGCGGGGGGCAGCTATTACCCCAAGCTGCAGATTTCCGTGCCCTTCACGCCTGCCACCGGGCCACGCCTGCTGCTGGCGGACGAGGCGCTGGGCGTGCCTCTGCTGCGCGCGGCGGAAACGCTTTGCCGGCGCGAGGAGCTGTCATCCGCCCACGCCACTTTCATCGAGCCTGCCCAATTGCCCTTCTTCGAGGAAGCGGGCTGGCTGAAGCGCAGCGACATCCAGTTCCACTGGGAGAATCGCGGCTATGCCAGCTTCGAGGATTTCCTGGGCGCCCTGTCCTCGCGCAAGCGCAAGGCGATCCGCAAGGAACGCGCCGCCGCGCAGGAAGGGGTGGAGATTCGCGCCCTTTCCGGGGCGGAGCTTACGTCCCGCCATTGGGATGCGTTCTGGGATTTCTATCAGGATACCGGCGCGCGCAAATGGGGCACGCCCTATCTGACCCGCGAGGCCTTCGACCTGTTCGGCAAGCGCATGGGCGAAAAGGTGCTGCTGATCCTGGCCTATATGGACGATATGCCGATTGCAGGCGCGCTCAATTTCATTGGCGGATCGGCGCTCTATGGCCGCTATTGGGGCTGCCTGCTGGACAAGCCCTTCCTCCATTTCGAGCTGTGTTACTATCAGGCGATCGACCATGCGATCGCGCGCGGGCTTTCACGGGTGGAAGCGGGCGCGCAGGGCGGGCACAAGCTCGCCCGAGGCTATGAGCCGGTGCGGACATGGTCGGCGCATTGGATCGCCGATCCCGGTTTCCGCGATGCAGTGGCCGATTTCCTTGCCCGCGAGGATGCGGGTGTGGCAGCCGACCAGTTCGTGCTGGGCGAAAGAACGCCCTTCAGGAAAGGCTGA
- a CDS encoding ABC transporter substrate-binding protein, with protein MYRPLRILAIGLALFATACGRGNEGALELAIVGDADDPFESGVLLSVAGQHVHAATTEGLVGLDAQGQVIPALADRWIVTEDGQSYIFRLRDGTWPDGSELTGESARTALRRVVRSLAGTSMGYDLSQIDEIRAMAGRVVEIRLKGPMPDFLQLLAQPELGLALNGARNGRGTGPMSLRKVGDVAVLSMLSPEARGLPQVENWQEDVRELRVQGIDAKRAVALFDEGQVDVVLNGRIESLPLVDTGPLSRGTVRLDQAIGLFGLTVRNAHGILGDASGREAISMAIDRAALIAPFNVGGWQPTSRLVGPGLPGDLGTIGERWAGTTIAQRRNMAAARVATWKSLNGGASPEITIALPQGPGGDLLFRGLSGDMAAIGVNLRRAKKGETPDLELVDRVARYANARWFLNQFNCGLKRGFCSSDADARVEEASRSQDPDERASLMAEAEAELTALDAYIPFGPPMRWSLVRAGVDGFAANAWAFHPLPELATITK; from the coding sequence ATGTATCGCCCCCTTCGCATCCTGGCCATTGGACTGGCCCTGTTTGCTACCGCCTGCGGGCGCGGCAATGAAGGCGCGCTGGAACTGGCGATTGTGGGCGATGCGGACGATCCGTTCGAATCCGGCGTGCTGCTTTCGGTGGCGGGGCAGCATGTCCACGCCGCCACGACCGAAGGGCTGGTGGGCCTCGATGCGCAGGGGCAGGTGATCCCAGCGCTGGCCGACCGCTGGATCGTGACGGAAGACGGGCAGAGCTACATCTTCCGCCTGCGCGACGGCACATGGCCCGATGGCAGCGAACTGACCGGAGAGAGCGCCCGCACGGCCCTGCGCCGCGTGGTGCGCAGCCTTGCCGGAACCTCCATGGGCTATGACCTGTCCCAGATCGACGAGATTCGCGCCATGGCCGGGCGCGTGGTGGAAATCCGCCTGAAAGGGCCGATGCCCGATTTCCTGCAATTGCTGGCCCAGCCCGAACTGGGCCTGGCTCTTAACGGGGCCCGCAACGGGCGCGGCACCGGCCCGATGAGCTTGCGCAAGGTGGGTGATGTGGCCGTCTTGTCCATGCTCTCGCCCGAGGCGCGCGGCTTGCCCCAGGTGGAAAACTGGCAGGAAGATGTGCGCGAATTGCGCGTGCAGGGCATTGACGCGAAACGTGCCGTCGCCCTGTTCGATGAAGGTCAGGTGGATGTGGTGCTCAATGGCCGCATCGAAAGCCTGCCGCTGGTCGATACCGGCCCGCTGTCGCGCGGCACGGTGCGGCTGGATCAGGCCATCGGGCTGTTCGGCCTGACCGTGCGCAATGCCCACGGCATTCTGGGCGATGCATCGGGGCGGGAAGCGATTTCCATGGCGATTGACCGGGCCGCCCTGATCGCGCCGTTCAATGTCGGCGGCTGGCAGCCGACCTCGCGCCTTGTCGGGCCGGGCCTGCCGGGCGATCTGGGCACAATCGGTGAACGCTGGGCCGGCACCACCATCGCCCAACGGCGCAACATGGCCGCCGCGCGGGTTGCCACATGGAAATCGCTGAATGGCGGCGCCTCGCCCGAGATTACCATTGCCCTGCCGCAAGGGCCGGGCGGCGACCTGCTGTTTCGCGGCCTGTCGGGCGACATGGCAGCCATCGGCGTCAATCTGCGCCGGGCGAAAAAGGGCGAGACGCCCGATCTGGAACTGGTGGACCGCGTGGCCCGCTATGCCAATGCGCGCTGGTTCCTCAACCAGTTCAATTGCGGATTGAAGCGCGGCTTCTGCTCCAGCGATGCAGATGCCCGCGTGGAAGAAGCCTCGCGCAGTCAGGATCCGGACGAGCGGGCATCGCTGATGGCGGAAGCGGAAGCGGAACTGACCGCGCTGGATGCCTATATTCCCTTCGGCCCGCCCATGCGCTGGTCGCTCGTGCGTGCCGGGGTGGATGGGTTTGCCGCCAATGCCTGGGCATTCCATCCCTTGCCGGAACTGGCAACCATCACCAAGTAA
- a CDS encoding RidA family protein, which yields MSIEAKLAELGITLPEPAAPVAAYVPVVVAGGLAHVSGQLPFIDGKLVTGRLGEDVSLEDGTAAARACGLMLLAQVKAALGSLDKVERVVKLGAFVNSAGSFTDQPKVANGASELMVEVFGDAGRHARSAVGVPVLPLGAAVEVDAIFAVKG from the coding sequence ATGAGCATCGAAGCGAAACTCGCCGAACTCGGCATCACCCTGCCCGAACCCGCCGCTCCGGTTGCGGCCTATGTTCCCGTGGTGGTGGCTGGCGGGCTGGCCCATGTCTCGGGCCAGTTGCCCTTCATCGACGGCAAGCTCGTCACCGGGCGGCTGGGTGAGGATGTGAGCCTTGAGGATGGCACTGCCGCCGCGCGTGCCTGCGGGCTGATGCTGCTGGCGCAGGTGAAGGCCGCGCTCGGCTCGCTCGACAAGGTGGAGCGCGTGGTCAAGCTGGGCGCCTTCGTCAATTCCGCGGGCAGCTTTACCGATCAGCCCAAGGTCGCCAATGGCGCTTCGGAACTGATGGTGGAAGTGTTCGGCGATGCCGGCCGCCATGCCCGCAGTGCCGTGGGCGTTCCCGTCCTGCCGCTGGGCGCCGCGGTGGAAGTGGACGCGATCTTCGCCGTAAAGGGATGA
- a CDS encoding HIG1 domain-containing protein produces MNTFLVIVLLGLMAMVVYSLVRGIVAFLQTTRRDIDNGDTTNLRELQLLQNKMMFARIKYQALAIVVIVIILAAGR; encoded by the coding sequence ATGAACACGTTCCTCGTCATCGTCCTGCTCGGCCTGATGGCCATGGTGGTCTATTCGCTCGTGCGCGGCATCGTCGCCTTCCTGCAGACGACCCGCCGCGATATCGACAATGGCGACACCACCAATCTGCGCGAGCTGCAATTGCTGCAGAACAAGATGATGTTCGCGCGCATCAAATATCAGGCGCTGGCCATCGTGGTGATCGTCATCATCCTTGCCGCAGGCCGCTGA
- a CDS encoding aminotransferase class I/II-fold pyridoxal phosphate-dependent enzyme: MTGDLFSKFDDIIALRQSLLAGGGEDPFSLVMEKVLSPTRAICNGRDTILLGTYNYMGMTFDPDVIQAGKDALDNFGAGTTGSRVLNGTYQGHKECEEALKDFYGMDHAMVFSTGYQANLGIISTVAGKGDYIVLDIDSHASIWDGCALGNAEVVPFKHNDIEALEKRLKRIPEGAGKLVVLEGVYSMLGDIAPLKEMIAVSKANGAMVLVDEAHSMGFIGPNGRGVAEEQGVLEDVDFVIGTFSKSVGTVGGFCVSNHPKFEVLRLVCRPYVFTASLPPSVVATAATSIRKLMNAGEKRAHLWENSRTLHGGLKQLGFQLGTDAPQSAIIAVIMPDLLKGAAMWEALLKEGLYVNLARPPATPANMTLLRCSLCAEHSAEQVQTILGMFERAGKAVGII; this comes from the coding sequence ATGACTGGCGACCTGTTCAGCAAGTTCGACGACATCATCGCCCTGCGCCAGAGCCTGCTGGCCGGCGGGGGCGAGGATCCCTTCAGCCTGGTGATGGAGAAAGTGCTCTCCCCCACCCGCGCGATCTGCAACGGGCGGGACACGATCCTGCTGGGCACCTATAATTACATGGGCATGACCTTCGACCCGGACGTGATCCAGGCCGGCAAGGACGCGCTAGACAATTTCGGCGCGGGCACCACGGGCAGCCGCGTTCTGAACGGCACTTATCAGGGCCACAAGGAATGCGAGGAAGCGCTGAAGGACTTCTATGGCATGGATCATGCCATGGTGTTCTCCACCGGCTATCAGGCCAACCTCGGAATCATCTCCACCGTGGCGGGCAAGGGCGATTACATCGTCCTCGACATCGACAGCCACGCCTCCATCTGGGACGGTTGCGCGCTCGGCAATGCCGAGGTGGTGCCCTTCAAGCACAATGACATCGAAGCGCTGGAAAAGCGGCTGAAGCGCATTCCCGAAGGCGCGGGCAAGCTGGTGGTGCTGGAAGGCGTCTATTCCATGCTGGGCGACATTGCCCCGCTGAAGGAAATGATCGCCGTCTCCAAGGCCAATGGCGCGATGGTGCTGGTGGACGAGGCCCATTCCATGGGCTTCATCGGCCCCAACGGGCGCGGCGTGGCCGAAGAACAGGGCGTGCTGGAAGATGTCGATTTCGTGATCGGCACTTTTTCCAAGAGCGTGGGCACCGTGGGCGGCTTCTGCGTGTCCAATCATCCCAAGTTCGAAGTGCTGCGGCTGGTCTGCCGCCCCTATGTCTTCACCGCCAGCCTGCCGCCCAGCGTGGTGGCGACGGCGGCCACCAGCATCCGCAAGCTGATGAATGCCGGGGAAAAGCGCGCCCATCTGTGGGAGAATTCGCGCACCCTGCATGGCGGGCTGAAGCAGCTGGGCTTCCAGCTGGGCACCGATGCCCCGCAAAGCGCGATCATCGCAGTGATCATGCCCGACCTGCTGAAGGGCGCGGCCATGTGGGAAGCGCTGCTGAAGGAAGGCCTCTACGTCAACCTCGCCCGCCCGCCGGCAACGCCTGCGAACATGACCCTGCTGCGCTGCTCGCTCTGCGCCGAACATTCGGCCGAGCAGGTGCAGACCATCCTGGGCATGTTCGAACGCGCCGGGAAGGCCGTGGGGATTATCTAA